The DNA segment GATATTATTCGGAATAATGGCTCTTCCGGCTGCGATTTCGTCTCTTACAAATTCAGGTGTGATTTTATTTTTTGGCGTTTTTGCACCAAAGCTATTTCCCTGATGCTGAAAAGACATTTCGCTTGTAACGGAATCCAGCTGCTCGATTCTCTGGTTTTCCCTTATGGCAACATATTCCATTTCGGGGGTAATGATTCCTTGTTTTGCGTAGTATAGCTGGGTTACCTGTTTTCCTTCTTTTGCTACTTTGGGTTTGTGGTTATAAGAAAATCTCAATTCATCTAATTTTGAATCTGCAAGGCGGGTTTTTCCGTACTCTGAGGTAATTCCGTCGAGAATTTCAACATCATTACGATCTAAAATCCATCTTTCACGGATTCTGGGCAATCCTTTTTCGATATTGATTTCAGAATTTTCATCGGTGTAAGGTCCTGAGGTATCATATACTGTAACCGGAGGGTTATGTTCCAATGTTCCGTTGGATAGTTTTGTCGGACTTAATTCTATTTCGCGCATTGCTACATTGATCGGATGTATTTTTCCTTCAACATAGATTTTTTTAGAGTTCGGAAACGGCGAACGGGTGATGTTATGAGCCATAGTGATTGATATTGTGGGTTAACCGCCCTGTGTGGCAGTGATAATTAAAATTGAATCTTTATCGTTGAGGAATGTTTCCGGCCAGGATGACTGCGGAATAATGCGGTTATTAAGTGCTACGGCAATTCCTTTTCTTTTGTGGGGAATCTCTATAGCAAGTAATGCTTCCAGTGTTTGGGGAAGTATTTCAAAATTTCTTACAGTGTGGTTGATTATGAGTTCCATTCCTAAATTTTTTATATACTTTAGGAATGCCCATCATTGTACAATAGAATGTACAGCAAAGTCATTTCACTTTTCCCTACGCTAGTATGATCTAGAAATCAGGTTCAAAGGGTAAATTCTCAGCCTGCTATAAACAGACACCCCTAAAGTTGAAACGAAGGTAGACATTTTTTTGAAATGAGCAAAATTTTTTGTTGACGGAAGGATGGCTAAAATGATGAATGTTATTTTATTTTTCCGACTGATGACTGATTTTTTTATTTAATTCCCAAGCTTTTAAACGCAAAGTTTTCTTTATGGAATTCTATTTAAGATGCAAAGGCAATAAATTGCTGCGCGAAGCTTGAAACATAAATTATGGAGTGTATTTTAATTTAATTGGCATTTGGGTAAATATTTGTTGATTTTGTAGTGTTTTAATTAAGTGACGGCTACCCTAGCCGCGATTGAGCGGCCTGTCTGAGCTCTTTTTCGGATTCTTCGGCGCGGCGAAGCCGTGCCGAAGAATCCGAAAAAGCGAGTAGCGAAAGCGGGAAAAAGCTTAAAAAAAAATATAGCTTTCGATGTAATCAAACAAACAGCTCCTAAAAAATAAAGACTATCTTCAGTCTGAATATAGTCTGTTACAATTAAAGAAAATAAGTTAATCCTGCTTTATAACGATTTAGTCTGTCGGGCAGACCGTTGTATCCTCCGTTAATGGCTTTGGTAATCTTTTTAAAAACAACAAGGTTGTTGCCCGTATCAATATTTTTGGTAATATCAATCTGATCTGCCAATGCATTGAGATTTCTGCTATTCCAGAACCAGCCAGCACTTTCTGCTGCATTTTTAAGCTGAATAGCATTACATTTCGTAACATTTTTACCTCCTAAAAATGTGGGATTTGCCACAAAATCCGTTCCTAAAGCAAGTGAAACCGCTTTATAATTGGCTTTTCCGGTAATTTGAATAAGCCCTCTTCCTTTGAATCTTACCCCATCTCCTTTCTGAGTATTTCCCAGATCTTTTCTTCCCTCGTATGCGCTTCCGCTGGCAAGTTCTTCGGTGTAAAACAGTCCGCCGCTTTCGTGACCTACCTGTGCCAAAAAATTCAGCATTCGGGAAGGGGTATTGATGGAAAACTTATCGCATGTTGCTATAACATACGGTAAGAATTGCGAAGCGTAAGCAGATTTTGAGCAGGTTGCCTCTTTAAGTTGTCCAAGTGTAAGCATGATTATTGTTCTTTAAATTGATAGGTAAAACTATCTTAAAAAAACAAAAACCATTACAGGGATTCTACTATTTTCCGATAAGTATTTCTACGGAATTTAATTGATTGCTATTCTTCGCATGCTCTCCAGACTGCGTCATTCTGCGGAACGGGAGCCGTGATTTCAATATTTTCTTTGGTAACGGGATGAATAAATTCCAGTTTTCGGGCGTGAAGGTTTATTCCTCCATCAGGATTGGAACGTGCTGCACCATATTTAAGATCACCTTTAATAGGAGCCCCGATTTTTGAAAGCTGGGCCCTGATCTGGTGATGCCTTCCCGTTTCCAGGTCTATTTCCAGAAGAAAATAATTATCCAGATTTTTGATGATATGATAAGTAAGAATTGCTTCTTTTGCACCTTCAGTGGCTTTCGGGAAAACGATGGCTTTATTATTTTTTTCGTTTTTCTTTAAAAAATGAATCAACCTCTGGGACTGCGGAATCATCTCTTTGGTAACAACAGCCCAGTATGTTTTTTTAATTTCCCGGTTTTTTACCATTTGCGTGAGCCGGGACAAAGCTTTGGAAGTTTTGGCATAAATCACCAGACCCGATGTGGGCCTGTCGATACGGTGAACCAGACCAAGAAATACATTCCCTGGTTTGTCATCTCTTTTTTTGATAAAATTTTTAATCAGTTCCAGTAAAGAATCATCTCCGGTTTTATCGCCCTGTACCAGCTGCCCTACTTTTTTATTGATCACCAGAAGATGGTTGTCTTCATACACAATCTGTTCCTCCATTTTTTTACTGACGATAATTGGGTCTGTTTGAAAATGAAAGTATAATTCCTCCGAGAAGACCTAATGTTTTAATTCCGGAAATTTTCCAGTCTACCGGGAAAAGCGCCCCCACCACACATAATCCTGCTGCTGCATACATGGCATACATAAAATTTTTTGTCGTCATCAACGGAGCCTGAAGAAAAAAGCTTATTCCGATAAGCACATAAAATACTCTCCGGGAAAGCAATATATTGATATCGGGAGAGAAAAGATCAAACCAGCCTACTACAAGACACAATAATGCTACAATAGAAAGTACTCCCTGGATTGTTTGTTGATTATTCATAATTAATAACTTTCACTTTCGTTAGGGAAATTCTGACTTTTCACATCTTTCACGTATTGCTCCACAGCACCTGTAATTTCGGTATAAAGATCAAGATATCTTCTTAAAAATTTAGGACTGAAACCTTTGTTCATTCCAACCATATCATGGTAGACCAAGACCTGCCCGTCGCAATGCGCTCCTGCTCCTATTCCAATGGTAGGAATAGAGATCGATTCCGTTACTTTTTTGGCTAAATCCGCAGGAATTTTTTCTAAAACCACTGCAAAGCATCCCAATTCCTCAAGCAATTGCGCATCCGCAATTAATTTTTCTGCTTCAGCTTCTTCTTTTGCTCTTACTTTATAGGTTCCGAATTTATAGATAGACTGAGGTGTTAAACCTAAATGCCCCATCACAGGAATACCTGCATTGATAATTTTTTTAATTGATTTTGAGATTTCTTTTCCTCCTTCAATTTTTACGGCATGTGCTCCTCCTTCTTTCATCATTCTAACTGCAGATTCCAGAGCTTTTTCCGGGTTGCTCTGATAGGTTCCGAAAGGCAGATCGGCAACCACCAATGCCCTGTCTGTACCTCTTACCACACTTTGAGAATGATAAATCATCTGATCCAGCGTAATGGGAAGTGTGGTTTCAAAGCCCGCCATGACATTGGCAGCAGAATCGCCTATAAGAACCGCATCAATCCCTCCGGCATCCACCATTTTTGCTGTGGTATAATCGTATGCTGTAAGCATGGTTATTTTTTCCTTGTCAAATTTCATTTTGCGCAAGGTTTCCGTTGTAACTTTCTTAATTTCAGAATGAACAGACATATTGTATCTATTTAAAAGTTAAAAAGTCGGCCCTGAGCCGACTTCAATTTTGTATGATTTTATAAAACTACGTGACCGAGTTTCATTAATTTGTCGTGGTTGAGAATCTTGATATTTCTTCCGTCTACTTCAATGAGATTATCTCCTTTAAATTCGGAAATAAGACGGATGGCACTTTCGGTAGCCGTACCTATAATGTTGGCGATTTCTTCCCTTGTTAACGAAATTTTGATAAAACCTTCAGGATCTACACCTAATTTCTGTTCCAGAAGAAGTAAGATTTCCGCAAGTCTCTCCCTCACCGTTTTCTGTGCAAGGAAGGTAATCGTATTAGAAGACTCGCCCAATTCATAGGAAATCTTCTGAAGCATAACAAAAGATAATTGAGAATCTATTTCAAGAAGATACATAAAAACATCTGCAGGCAGAAAAGTAGCCTCAATATCAGTCATGGCTTCAGCTTTTGCCTGGAAGTTTTCTCCACAAAGCAAAGAACGATAACCGATGATATCACCTTCTTTAATAAATCTTAAGATCTGGTCTTTTCCGAATGCTCCCGATTTTGATAATTTCGCTGCTCCTTTTTCTAAAACAAACACTCCCTTGGGAGTTTCTCCGTCCTCAAAAATCGTATCATGCTTCTGGAAAGTAAACTTCTTTTTGGCGTTGAGATATTTTTCAAAATCAGCACTGGAAAGTCTCTCTTTAAATGATTTATCATTAAAAACTCTGGCGAACCTTTCTTCGATGGCAATCTGTTGTTCCTGCGACATTTTATATGACATTTATCACAAAAATAGAACTTTTTAACTCGATAAACAAAAAAAATTGTTATAATTTTGTAGTTCAATAATTTATGAAGGTGAGCGAGAACTGTTTTCATTGTGGCCAAGGTATCGAAAAAGAAAGAATTTTATTTGATGAAAAGACTTTCTGCTGTAACGGTTGTAAATCGGTCTATGAAATTCTAAATGCTAATAATTTAAACAATTTTTACGAGCTTAATAAAAGAGCAGGAATTCGCCCCGGTGATGAAAATTCCGGGCAGTTCGATTATCTAGACACCCCGGAAATCTTTGAAAAGGTGACTGATTTTTCTGAAGGAAACACCAGTCTCATCACTTTTAAAATTCCAGTAATCCACTGTTCTTCATGCATCTGGTTATTGGAAAGCCTTCATACATTAAACAAAAACATTAAATATTCGCAGGTTAATTTCACCAGAAAGACGCTGCAGGTTTCATTCAATCATAATGAATTAAAACTAAGCGAATTAGCTAATTTCCTCACCAATCTGGGCTATAAGCCGGTTATCAGTCTTGAAACTGCGGATAAAAATGTTGAACATCTTGACAAATCACTTCTGGTAAAATTTGCTATTGCTGCTTTTGCTTTCGGAAACGGAATGTTCCTTGCTTTTCCGGAATATATCGGCGGTGAAGATTACTGGATGGAGCATTACAAAGGACTTTTCCGCGCACTAATGTGTCTGCTGGCAATTCCGGTGGTAGTATATTCGGCTTCAGATTACTATAAATCTGCCTGGTACGGACTGAAAAATAAGATCGTAAATATTGATGTTCCCATCGTCCTGGGAATTATCGTACTCTTCGGACGGAGCCTCTATGAAGTGGCAACCGACTATGGTCCTGGATATTTTGATACCCTGTGCGGACTTTTATTCTTCATGCTTCTTGGTAAAATTTTCCAGAAACGAACCTACAGCGCACTTTCTTACGACCGGGATTATAAATCGTTTTATCCTATTGCCGTTACAAAAGTTGATTTTGACGGAAAGCAGGACAATATTCTGCTTTCGGAAATTAAAATCGGAGACCGTATTTTAGTAAGAAATCAGGAAATCATTCCGGTGGATGCCATCCTCATAAATGGCGACGGAAATATAGACAACAGTTTTATTACGGGTGAGAGCGCTACCATAAGCAAGCAACCTGGAGATAAAATTTTCGCAGGCGGAAAACAGATTGGTTCTTCTCTTGAACTCGAAGTGATCAAGAATGTTGACCAGAGTTACCTTACCCAGCTTTGGAACAAAGAAGCTTTTAAAAAACACGAAACCGGGCTTGACACCCTAACGAACAAGGTCAGTAAGTATTTCACTTTCATTATTTTAGGCATTGCCTTAATCTCCGGAATTTACTGGTATTTTATTGATCTTAATAAAATGTTCCAAGTAATTTCCGCCATTCTGATTATTGCCTGCCCTTGTGCCCTTGCCCTGTCCGCGCCTTTTACTTTCGGACATATCATGAGGATTTTAGGACGAAATAAATTCTATGTAAAAGACACGATCACCATCGAGAAAATTGCTAAACTTGATACGATTGTTTTTGATAAGACAGGAACCATCACCCACAGAAAAAAATCCAATATTACTTACGAGGGAGCAGAGATTCAAGAATTTGATTTACTGAATATAAAAACGCTTTTAAAGAACTCCAATCACCCCCTATCAAAATCGCTGTATGATTTTATTGAAGTAAATGATGACTACTATCAGGTAGAACATTTCAGAGAGATTTCAGGGAAAGGATATGAAGCGCTGGTGAGAGGCAATCTCTATAAAATCGGTTCAGCCAGGTACAATAATCAGGAGTCAAAAAATCTGGAAACAGCAGTGTATATCAGCAAAAACAATGAGTTTATCGGTAAATTCATTTTTAAAAATGAATACCGCGAAAATCTAAAAAATCTCTTTAAAAAACTTGCCGGATACCACGTTTTCATTCTTAGTGGCGATAATGCTTCAGAAGAAAACCAACTTAAAGAACTGATTCCTGCATCCAAAGGAATGGCGTTTAACCAAAGTCCCGAAGACAAGCTGAATTACATCAAAAACCTTCAGGATCAAAACTTTAAAGTAGCGATGCTTGGAGATGGACTTAACGATGCCGGAGCATTAAAGCAAAGTAATGTAGGAATAGCGATTGCAGACGACACCAACAGCTTTACCCCTTCTTCCGATGTCATTATGGACGGTGAAAAAGTGGTACTTCTCGATAAATACCTGAATGTCTGCAAGGGTTCGATGACGATTGTGAAGATGACATTCATAATCAGTTTTCTTTACAATGTTGTCGGCTTAAGTTACGCAGTTACAGGACATATGCATCCTCTTTTCGCCGCTTTGATCATGCCGGCAAGCTCCATTACAGTTGTTTCATTCACTACTCTTTCAACCTGGATACTGGGCAGAAAATATTTCAGAAAAAACGCTTAAACGCCCTTATTTAGACTGGTTTTAAATTAGACAAAAGCCGTATTTCGTGACGAATATCATTATTTTTCACTAAATTTGAACCCCGAAAATAGGTTAATTTTGTTGTCTAATGGATATTCTATATTTAATGATCCTATGCAGTGTTTCTTTGGCTGCAGTTTTCCTGGTCGTGTTTATAGTGTATGCCAGAAAAGGACAGTTTGAGGATGATGAATCCCCGGCTGTAAGAATTCTTTTCGACTCTGATGAAATCAGGGAAAAAGAAGAGCCTGGCAGCAATGAAAACGATGATGAAAAAGGAGAAAGTAAAAAAATTGAAGAAAAAAGTGAATAGTTGATATGGAAACACAAAAGTTTAGTTATGACAACAGTATTGTCCGGGCATTTCTTTATGCGACCGTCGTTTTCGGGATCATAGGGTTTTTGTTTGGGCTTACAGCTGCATTAATGCTTTTCTACCCTGAGCTTCCGGAGTTTTTATTCGGAACGGACGACACAACCATTAAAAGTTTAGGTGGTGGCATCGATGGGTTGATAAAAACGCATGGTGCTTTCGGATTCGGGAGAATCAGAATGCTGCACACGAGTACTGTTATTTTTGCATTCGTAATGAATGTTGTTTATGTAGGAGTATATTATTCCTTACAGCGATTACTGAAAACAAGAATGTACAGTGACACCCTGTCCTGGATCCACTTCTGGACATGGCAGATCATGATCCTTGTAACGTATGTTACGTTCTTCATGGGGATTAACACATCCAAAGAATACGCAGAACACGAATGGCCTATTGATATTTTAATTACCATCTCATGGGTGATTTTCGGGGCTAATATGTTCTTAACGATAGCTAAAAGACGAGTAAGACATTTATATGTTGCCATCTGGTTCTATGTTGGAACATGGATTGCCGTAGCGATGCTTCATATTTTCAACAACCTTGAGGTTCCGTTATCTTTCACAGGATGGAAATCTTATTCTGCATATGCGGGGGTAAAAGATGCTATCGTACAATGGTGGTACGGTCACAATGCGGTTGCATTCGTACTGACAACGCCTGTTTTAGGTTTAATGTATTATTTCTTACCTAAAGCAGCAGACAGACCGGTATTCTCGTATAAACTATCGATTATTCAC comes from the Chryseobacterium nepalense genome and includes:
- the thiS gene encoding sulfur carrier protein ThiS, with translation MELIINHTVRNFEILPQTLEALLAIEIPHKRKGIAVALNNRIIPQSSWPETFLNDKDSILIITATQGG
- a CDS encoding glycoside hydrolase family 19 protein; amino-acid sequence: MLTLGQLKEATCSKSAYASQFLPYVIATCDKFSINTPSRMLNFLAQVGHESGGLFYTEELASGSAYEGRKDLGNTQKGDGVRFKGRGLIQITGKANYKAVSLALGTDFVANPTFLGGKNVTKCNAIQLKNAAESAGWFWNSRNLNALADQIDITKNIDTGNNLVVFKKITKAINGGYNGLPDRLNRYKAGLTYFL
- a CDS encoding RluA family pseudouridine synthase — protein: MEEQIVYEDNHLLVINKKVGQLVQGDKTGDDSLLELIKNFIKKRDDKPGNVFLGLVHRIDRPTSGLVIYAKTSKALSRLTQMVKNREIKKTYWAVVTKEMIPQSQRLIHFLKKNEKNNKAIVFPKATEGAKEAILTYHIIKNLDNYFLLEIDLETGRHHQIRAQLSKIGAPIKGDLKYGAARSNPDGGINLHARKLEFIHPVTKENIEITAPVPQNDAVWRACEE
- the panB gene encoding 3-methyl-2-oxobutanoate hydroxymethyltransferase, which translates into the protein MSVHSEIKKVTTETLRKMKFDKEKITMLTAYDYTTAKMVDAGGIDAVLIGDSAANVMAGFETTLPITLDQMIYHSQSVVRGTDRALVVADLPFGTYQSNPEKALESAVRMMKEGGAHAVKIEGGKEISKSIKKIINAGIPVMGHLGLTPQSIYKFGTYKVRAKEEAEAEKLIADAQLLEELGCFAVVLEKIPADLAKKVTESISIPTIGIGAGAHCDGQVLVYHDMVGMNKGFSPKFLRRYLDLYTEITGAVEQYVKDVKSQNFPNESESY
- a CDS encoding Crp/Fnr family transcriptional regulator — translated: MSQEQQIAIEERFARVFNDKSFKERLSSADFEKYLNAKKKFTFQKHDTIFEDGETPKGVFVLEKGAAKLSKSGAFGKDQILRFIKEGDIIGYRSLLCGENFQAKAEAMTDIEATFLPADVFMYLLEIDSQLSFVMLQKISYELGESSNTITFLAQKTVRERLAEILLLLEQKLGVDPEGFIKISLTREEIANIIGTATESAIRLISEFKGDNLIEVDGRNIKILNHDKLMKLGHVVL
- a CDS encoding heavy metal translocating P-type ATPase, whose protein sequence is MSENCFHCGQGIEKERILFDEKTFCCNGCKSVYEILNANNLNNFYELNKRAGIRPGDENSGQFDYLDTPEIFEKVTDFSEGNTSLITFKIPVIHCSSCIWLLESLHTLNKNIKYSQVNFTRKTLQVSFNHNELKLSELANFLTNLGYKPVISLETADKNVEHLDKSLLVKFAIAAFAFGNGMFLAFPEYIGGEDYWMEHYKGLFRALMCLLAIPVVVYSASDYYKSAWYGLKNKIVNIDVPIVLGIIVLFGRSLYEVATDYGPGYFDTLCGLLFFMLLGKIFQKRTYSALSYDRDYKSFYPIAVTKVDFDGKQDNILLSEIKIGDRILVRNQEIIPVDAILINGDGNIDNSFITGESATISKQPGDKIFAGGKQIGSSLELEVIKNVDQSYLTQLWNKEAFKKHETGLDTLTNKVSKYFTFIILGIALISGIYWYFIDLNKMFQVISAILIIACPCALALSAPFTFGHIMRILGRNKFYVKDTITIEKIAKLDTIVFDKTGTITHRKKSNITYEGAEIQEFDLLNIKTLLKNSNHPLSKSLYDFIEVNDDYYQVEHFREISGKGYEALVRGNLYKIGSARYNNQESKNLETAVYISKNNEFIGKFIFKNEYRENLKNLFKKLAGYHVFILSGDNASEENQLKELIPASKGMAFNQSPEDKLNYIKNLQDQNFKVAMLGDGLNDAGALKQSNVGIAIADDTNSFTPSSDVIMDGEKVVLLDKYLNVCKGSMTIVKMTFIISFLYNVVGLSYAVTGHMHPLFAALIMPASSITVVSFTTLSTWILGRKYFRKNA
- the ccoS gene encoding cbb3-type cytochrome oxidase assembly protein CcoS, producing the protein MDILYLMILCSVSLAAVFLVVFIVYARKGQFEDDESPAVRILFDSDEIREKEEPGSNENDDEKGESKKIEEKSE